One genomic segment of Mytilus galloprovincialis chromosome 5, xbMytGall1.hap1.1, whole genome shotgun sequence includes these proteins:
- the LOC143076209 gene encoding glutathione S-transferase 3, mitochondrial-like: MAIVSKFPQGYGYVVLTGVGSALLLQWMVSKVFNTRRKVKDIEYPSLYHSGQEKLNCVVRAHQNILEGYPVFLMVLFVGGLQRPKISASAGCVWIVGQVAYVYGYCSDDKTNRRYGKRIGYLGLLTMFGCTIEFGVRELMHKRLFHTAVGVKNVMTTKAKGLLPSVLKKQDR; this comes from the exons ATGGCAATAGTTTCAAAGTTTCCACAAGGGTATGGATATGTAGTTTTGACAGGAGTTGGAAGTGCACTCCTCCTACAGTGGATGGTGTCCAAAGTATTTAATACGAGAAGAAAAGTTAAAGATATCGAA taTCCAAGTTTGTATCATTCTGGCCAAGAAAAATTGAACTGTGTTGTGAGAGCCCATCAAAACAT attggaGGGTTATCCTGTATTCCTGATGGTATTGTTTGTTGGAGGTTTACAGCGCCCC AAAATCTCTGCTTCAGCTGGATGTGTATGGATTGTGGGACAAGTGGCTTATGTATATGGTTACTGTAGTGATG ataaaaCAAATAGAAGATATGGAAAGCGTATTGGATATCTGGGTTTGTTAACAATGTTCGGCTGTACCATTGAATTTGGTGTTCGGGAGTTGATGCACAAAAGATTATTTCATACTGCAGTTGGGGTGAAAAACGTCATGACAACTAAGGCTAAAG GATTATTGCCATCCGTACTGAAGAAACAAGATCGTTAA